One region of Solanum pennellii chromosome 6, SPENNV200 genomic DNA includes:
- the LOC107022987 gene encoding uncharacterized protein LOC107022987 gives MNTRSPMQKESNNIHQPNMKKVCEVCGDFGIQEAIITCYECKNVDVHQYCVVGYWEDAPADWRCEKCNIRKGVMLSPHGLENELFKGSKSRASTKTCQSTVQSSKHSKFPRTQHINWEKEVRTGKTRYLPVEEALGLPSRIKMYGSTTINTVSSRVVSTKSRKFSKPKGPGASTILEHRTRDVVNESRIMNSPIPHPCDPALVPSWKGSFDILGALELAPGIFQAHPPCRVSRKVYDFSRLLPHTLKLELVPRGDIWPSLFDNHCPSKEDIGLYFFESEKKRFEGYIDLVEFMRNKDLMMRTLINDVELIIIASTTLCNDSQRWNNELFLWGLFYRKGQDTDICAEGGSRDS, from the exons ATGAACACTCGTTCTCCGATGCAAAAGGAATCAAACAACATTCATCAGCCCAACATG AAAAAAGTTTGTGAAGTTTGCGGTGATTTTGGTATTCAAGAAGCAATTATTACCTGCTATGAGTGTAAGAATGTTGACGTGCACCA ATATTGTGTTGTGGGATATTGGGAAGATGCACCAGCGGATTGGCGTTGTGAAAAATGTAATATTCGCAAGGGGGTAATGCTTTCACCGCATGGACTAGAAAATGAGCTTTTTAAGGGATCCAAGTCACGTGCCTCTACAAAGACTTGTCAGAGTACTGTGCAATCAAGCAAACATAGTAAGTTTCCTCGGACGCAACATATTAACTGGGAAAAAGAGGTACGTACTGGGAAAACAAGATATCTACCGGTTGAAGAAGCACTTGGTTTGCCATCACGTATTAAGATGTATGGATCTACAACGATAAATACTGTCTCCTCAAGAGTTGTATCAACCAAATCCCGAAAATTTAGCAAGCCTAAAG GTCCGGGTGCCTCTACCATTCTTGAGCATAGGACTCGCGATGTTGTGAACGAGAGTCGCATCATGAATTCACCTATACCACACCCTTGTGATCCTGCTCTAGTTCCTTCCTGGAA GGGAAGTTTTGACATCTTAGGTGCTCTAGAACTTGCACCTGGGATATTCCAGGCTCATCCTCCTTGCAGAGTTAGTCGTAAAGTGTATGATTTCTCAAGGTTATTGCCCCACACTCTTAAACTTGAATTAGTTCCACGTGGGGATATTTGGCCAAGTTTATTCGACAATCATTGTCCGAGTAAAGAAGACATTGGACTATATTTCTTCGAAAGTGAGAAAAAAAG GTTCGAGGGATATATCGATTTGGTGGAGTTCATGCGCAACAAGGATTTGATGATGAGAACTCTTATCAATGATGTTGAGCTTATTATAATTGCATCCACAACTTTGTGCAACGATTCTCAAA GATGGAACAATGAGCTCTTTCTTTGGGGATTATTTTACCGCAAAGGACAGGATACAGACATATGTGCTGAAGGGGGAAGCCGTGATagctga
- the LOC107022818 gene encoding mitogen-activated protein kinase kinase kinase 18-like, giving the protein MAGLLWKRGTTLGQGGFGVVSLASTSNALFRGVTLPSLIALKSCNYNASQSLKEEVEILRMFKHSPHIVHCFGANVSFEDNVNLYNLLLEYASGGSLADRLQNCNSLSEFEVKKHTKNVLIGLNCIHNKGIIHCDIKPGNILLVGGDKTAKIADFGLSMTLEQGMNQKQGIIRGTERYMAPESVINTEYTPKVDIWALGCTVYELITGTPLWEDADGDDVLDKIEFEEPKFQNPKLSTEARNFLEKCLVKNPSTRWTADMLLNHTFLQNLSKVANTAKTRKKKIESMSFLHQPIQKITFKIGHHKFSRQLLDPKPLLDKPIKKITIKTGNHEFVRYLTDLKEVENETCGRVLSTDNR; this is encoded by the coding sequence atggCGGGGTTATTGTGGAAGAGGGGCACAACTCTAGGTCAAGGTGGATTCGGTGTTGTCTCGTTAGCTTCTACGTCTAACGCACTATTTCGTGGTGTTACTCTTCCATCTCTCATCGCCCTCAAATCATGCAACTACAATGCTTCTCAATCATTGAAAGAAGAAGTTGAAATCCTCCGAATGTTCAAACATTCTCCTCACATTGTTCACTGTTTCGGAGCTAATGTCTCTTTTGAAGATAACGTCAATCTTTACAACTTATTACTCGAGTATGCTTCCGGAGGAAGCCTTGCTGATCGTCTTCAGAACTGCAATTCACTGTCGGAGTTTGAAGTTAAGAAACACACAAAGAATGTACTTATAGGGCTCAATTGTATACACAATAAAGGAATTATTCACTGCGATATCAAACCTGGAAATATTCTCCTTGTAGGCGGGGACAAAACTGCCAAGATTGCTGATTTCGGGCTCTCCATGACCTTGGAACAGGGCATGAATCAAAAACAGGGAATTATCAGGGGAACAGAAAGGTATATGGCACCTGAGTCCGTGATTAACACTGAGTATACCCCAAAAGTTGATATTTGGGCTCTTGGTTGTACTGTCTATGAGCTGATTACGGGGACACCGCTATGGGAAGACGCAGATGGTGATGATGTGTTAGACAAAATTGAGTTTGAGGAACCAAAGTTTCAGAATCCAAAGTTGTCAACTGAGGCTAGAAATTTTCTGGAAAAATGTCTTGTGAAGAATCCGAGCACGCGTTGGACTGCAGACATGCTCTTGAACCATACTTTTCTGCAGAATTTATCCAAAGTAGCCAACACAGCAAAGacaaggaagaagaaaattgaATCAATGTCCTTTCTACACCAACCAATCCAGAAGATAACATTCAAGATCGGCCATCATAAATTCTCGAGGCAATTGCTGGATCCGAAGCCCCTTCTAGACAAAccaatcaagaagataacaatCAAGACCGGCAATCATGAATTCGTGAGGTACTTGACAGATCTGAAGGAAGTAGAGAATGAAACTTGTGGAAGGGTACTGAGTACTGACAATAGATAa
- the LOC107021639 gene encoding bifunctional pinoresinol-lariciresinol reductase 2-like yields the protein MEKSKVLIVGGTGYLGKRLVKSSLANGHDTYILQRPETGVDIEKVEMLISFKMQGAHLVNASFNDHRSLVDAVKLVDVVICAISGVHIRSHHILLQLKLVDAIKEAGNIKRFFPSEFGTDPARMENAMEPGRVTFDDKMVVRKAIEEAGIPFTYVSANCFAGYFLGGLCQIGHILPSTDSVLLLGDGNQKAIYVNEDDIATYTIKAIDDPRTLNKTLYLRPPKNILSQREVVQIWEKLIGKELKKSTLSKEDFLAPMKELEYAEQVGLCHYYHVCYEGCLANFEIGEEGEEASTLYPEVKYTTAEQYMKRYL from the exons TAGCAAATGGACATGACACATACATTTTACAACGTCCAGAAACAGGAGTTGATATTGAAAAAGTTGAAATGCTTATTTCTTTTAAGATGCAAGGAGCTCACCTTGTTAATGCTTCTTTCAACGATCATCGAAGCCTCGTGGATGCAGTTAAACTCGTGGACGTTGTAATCTGTGCCATCTCCGGTGTCCATATTCGTAGCCATCATATCTTGCTTCAACTCAAGCTTGTCGATGCCATCAAAGAAGCTGGAAATATCAAG AGATTTTTTCCATCTGAATTTGGAACTGATCCAGCAAGAATGGAAAATGCAATGGAGCCAGGAAGAGTTACATTTGATGATAAAATGGTGGTGAGGAAAGCAATTGAAGAAGCTGGCATTCCTTTCACTTATGTCTCTGCTAATTGCTTTGCTGGTTACTTTCTTGGTGGCCTTTGTCAAATTGGTCATATCCTTCCTTCAACAGACTCTGTTCTCTTGCTTGGAGATGGCAACCAGAAAG CAATTTATGTTAACGAAGATGATATCGCAACATATACCATCAAGGCCATAGATGATCCAAGAACACTCAATAAAACACTTTACCTTAGGCCTCCTAAAAACATACTTTCTCAAAGAGAAGTGGTACAAATATGGGAAAAGCTCATAGGCAAAGAGCTTAAAAAATCAACTCTTTCCAAGGAAGATTTTTTGGCTCCAATGAAGG AGCTTGAGTATGCAGAACAAGTTGGCTTGTGTCACTATTATCACGTATGTTATGAAGGATGCCTCGCGAATTTTGAAAtaggagaagaaggagaagaagcaTCAACACTCTATCCAGAGGTTAAGTACACTACCGCTGAACAATATATGAAGCGTTATTTATAA